From Pseudomonas sp. stari2, a single genomic window includes:
- a CDS encoding DUF2388 domain-containing protein: protein MRLKLAVATLALLSLPVGSAMADSFWRNVISSGATTGSTYLTFKDHKLIVAAQDDAGSFVASDGGIRGPYLEAAMQKVRADNPGLQATDMELANAILAKNAVASE, encoded by the coding sequence ATGCGTCTCAAACTTGCTGTCGCCACCCTCGCCCTGCTGTCTCTGCCCGTCGGTTCGGCAATGGCTGACAGCTTTTGGCGTAACGTCATTTCGTCCGGCGCCACCACCGGCTCGACGTACCTGACCTTCAAGGATCACAAGCTGATCGTCGCCGCACAGGACGACGCCGGCAGTTTCGTTGCCAGTGATGGCGGCATCCGTGGCCCGTATCTGGAAGCCGCCATGCAGAAAGTCCGCGCCGACAACCCGGGCCTGCAGGCGACGGACATGGAACTGGCGAACGCGATCCTGGCGAAGAACGCCGTGGCCTCGGAATAA
- a CDS encoding inorganic triphosphatase — translation MQKETEIKLRVSRETLAALREHPLLKKRNKSGWERRELMNQYFDTPERDLARAKVALRLRKDGEEVIQTLKTRGQSVAGLSERNEYDWHLPKAKLDVKKLDGECWPESLAELDKKTLKPIFTTDFVRERAEIAWGRGKTKVVIEAALDLGHVVVGKQKEEICELELELREGEPAALLELAAELAETLALMPCDISKAERGYRLYDANSYSLSLPAPAITAETPLDDAFAALSWHLLGSSQRLAEQYRFNGHWRLLQDWVESLAEMRALLSSLGQAAPRQSTHDLRVALDALLEDWRPLVQVGLEDEDVRKAAPEQFLEELEDPRWGLFSLNTSRWLLARTWAADRNTRGNRQGAAQLQSWLPRLLGEEATSLQLQRYQQQPEDLAEQLPRIERIQVWLHHARNVLDIPEMDRLYGELNKLAQLANEPTITDELLDARKHQAIAVYQNRAWKMLLRM, via the coding sequence ATGCAGAAAGAAACCGAAATCAAACTCCGCGTCAGCCGCGAAACCCTCGCCGCCCTGCGCGAGCACCCTCTCCTGAAAAAACGCAACAAAAGTGGCTGGGAACGCCGTGAGTTGATGAATCAGTATTTCGACACGCCCGAGCGTGACTTGGCCCGGGCCAAGGTTGCCCTGCGCCTGCGCAAGGACGGCGAAGAGGTGATTCAGACCCTCAAGACCCGTGGCCAGAGCGTCGCCGGTCTGTCCGAGCGTAACGAATACGATTGGCACCTGCCCAAAGCCAAGCTCGACGTGAAGAAACTCGACGGCGAATGCTGGCCCGAGTCCCTCGCCGAGCTGGACAAGAAAACCCTGAAACCGATCTTCACCACCGATTTCGTCCGCGAGCGCGCCGAAATCGCCTGGGGCCGTGGCAAGACCAAAGTGGTCATCGAAGCCGCGCTGGACCTGGGCCATGTGGTGGTCGGCAAACAGAAAGAAGAAATCTGCGAGCTGGAACTGGAACTGCGCGAAGGCGAGCCTGCCGCGCTGCTGGAACTGGCTGCCGAACTGGCCGAAACCCTGGCCCTGATGCCGTGCGACATCAGCAAGGCCGAGCGCGGCTATCGCCTGTACGACGCCAACAGCTACTCGCTGAGCCTGCCGGCGCCGGCCATCACTGCTGAAACCCCGCTGGATGACGCCTTCGCCGCCCTGAGCTGGCACTTGCTCGGCAGCAGCCAGCGTCTGGCCGAACAGTATCGTTTCAACGGTCACTGGCGCCTGCTGCAGGACTGGGTCGAGAGCCTCGCGGAAATGCGCGCCCTGCTGAGCAGCCTCGGCCAGGCCGCGCCGCGTCAATCGACCCACGATCTGCGTGTGGCACTGGATGCATTGCTGGAAGACTGGCGCCCGCTGGTACAGGTCGGCCTTGAAGACGAAGACGTGCGCAAAGCCGCGCCAGAGCAGTTCCTCGAGGAACTGGAAGACCCGCGCTGGGGCCTGTTCTCGCTGAACACCTCGCGCTGGTTGCTGGCCCGCACCTGGGCTGCCGACCGCAACACCCGTGGCAATCGCCAGGGTGCCGCGCAATTGCAAAGCTGGCTGCCGCGCCTGCTGGGCGAAGAAGCCACTTCGCTGCAATTGCAGCGTTATCAGCAGCAACCGGAAGATCTGGCCGAGCAACTGCCACGCATCGAGCGCATCCAGGTCTGGCTGCACCACGCGCGCAACGTGCTGGACATCCCGGAAATGGATCGTCTGTACGGCGAGCTGAACAAACTGGCGCAACTGGCCAACGAGCCGACCATCACGGATGAACTGCTCGATGCACGCAAGCATCAGGCGATTGCGGTTTACCAGAACCGCGCCTGGAAAATGCTGCTGCGCATGTAA
- the argA gene encoding amino-acid N-acetyltransferase: protein MPEYVNWLRHASPYINAHRDCTFVVMLPGDGVEHPNFGNIVHDIVLLHSLGVRLVLVHGSRPQIETRLAARGLTPHYHHGMRITDAATLECVIDAVGQLRIAIEARLSMDMASSPMQGSRLRVASGNLVTARPIGVLEGVDYHHTGEVRRVDRKGINRLLDERSIVLLSPLGYSPTGEIFNLACEDVATRAAIDLGADKLLLFGADLGLIDENGKLVRELRPQQVPAHLQRLGSNYQAELLDAAAEACRGGVARSHIVSYAEDGALLTELFTRDGGGTLVAQEQFELVREAAIEDVGGLLDLISPLEEQGILVRRSREVLEREIEQFSVVEREGMIIACAALYQIADSDAGELACLAVNPEYRHGGRGDELLERIETRARAQGLKTLFVLTTRTAHWFRERGFEPSSVERLPAARASLYNYQRNSKIFEKTL from the coding sequence ATGCCCGAATACGTCAATTGGCTTCGTCACGCGTCTCCTTATATCAATGCCCACCGCGACTGCACCTTCGTCGTCATGCTGCCCGGCGACGGCGTGGAGCATCCGAATTTCGGCAACATCGTCCATGACATCGTGCTGCTGCACAGTCTTGGCGTGCGGCTGGTGCTGGTCCATGGCTCGCGCCCGCAGATCGAGACCCGCCTCGCCGCGCGCGGCCTGACCCCGCATTACCACCACGGCATGCGCATCACCGATGCCGCGACGCTTGAGTGCGTGATCGATGCGGTCGGTCAGCTGCGTATCGCCATCGAAGCGCGGCTGTCGATGGATATGGCTTCGTCACCGATGCAGGGCTCGCGTCTGCGGGTGGCCAGCGGCAACCTGGTGACGGCACGGCCGATCGGCGTGCTGGAAGGCGTCGACTATCACCACACCGGCGAAGTGCGCCGGGTTGACCGCAAAGGTATCAACCGTCTGCTCGACGAGCGCTCCATCGTGCTGCTGTCGCCGCTGGGTTACTCGCCGACCGGTGAAATCTTCAACCTGGCCTGTGAAGACGTCGCCACCCGCGCCGCCATCGATCTGGGTGCCGACAAACTGCTGCTGTTCGGTGCCGACCTCGGTCTGATCGACGAAAACGGCAAACTGGTGCGCGAACTGCGCCCGCAACAGGTGCCGGCGCATTTGCAACGTCTGGGCAGCAACTATCAGGCGGAATTGCTCGATGCCGCCGCCGAAGCCTGCCGTGGCGGCGTGGCGCGCAGCCATATCGTCAGTTATGCCGAGGACGGCGCGTTGCTCACCGAGCTGTTCACCCGTGACGGTGGCGGTACGCTGGTGGCCCAGGAGCAATTCGAGCTGGTGCGCGAGGCGGCGATTGAAGACGTCGGCGGCCTGCTCGACCTGATCAGCCCGCTGGAAGAGCAGGGGATTCTCGTGCGTCGTTCGCGCGAAGTGCTGGAGCGCGAGATCGAGCAGTTCAGCGTGGTCGAGCGTGAAGGGATGATCATCGCCTGTGCGGCGCTGTATCAGATTGCCGATTCGGATGCCGGTGAACTGGCGTGCCTGGCGGTGAATCCTGAGTACCGCCATGGCGGTCGCGGTGATGAATTGCTTGAGCGCATCGAGACCCGTGCCCGGGCGCAGGGCCTGAAGACGCTGTTCGTGCTCACCACTCGTACCGCCCACTGGTTCCGCGAGCGCGGGTTCGAGCCGAGCAGCGTCGAGCGCCTGCCGGCAGCGCGGGCTTCTCTCTATAACTATCAGCGCAATTCGAAGATCTTCGAAAAGACGCTTTGA
- a CDS encoding GspE/PulE family protein, with protein MSVQLATQDRWLDLNDVLRELVAQGFISQDSAEHALNARRRQATHGQIHPLEFIAGQQLDDLSRPGKHLDLESLTLWLAQQAGQPYLRIDPLKINVAAVTPLMSYAFAQRHKILAVSVDRDAVTVASAQPYVRGWEADLTHVLKLPVKRVVANPADIQRFSVEFFRLAKSVSGASNADQQGSNLGNFEQLLNLGASDQEPDANDAHIVNIVDWLFQYAFQQRASDIHIEPRREQGSVRFRIDGVLHNVYQFPPQVTMAIVSRLKSLGRMNVAEKRKPQDGRVKTKTPDGGEVELRLSTLPTAFGEKMVMRIFDPEVLLKDFDQLGFSADDLRRWQDMTRQPNGIILVTGPTGSGKTTTLYTTLKKLATPEINLCTIEDPIEMVEPAFNQMQVQHNIDLTFAAGVRALMRQDPDIIMIGEIRDLETAEMAIQAALTGHLVLSTLHTNDAPSAISRLLELGVPHYLIKATVLGVMAQRLVRTLCPHCKAPLPVAEEDWQTLTRPWQAPLPGNAQRAIGCLECRDTGYHGRAGVYEIMQLTDSLKALISPDTDLTALRRQAFKEGMRSLRLSGAQKVAAGLTTIEEVLRVTPQSEQK; from the coding sequence ATGTCCGTTCAACTCGCCACTCAGGACCGCTGGCTGGATCTCAATGATGTATTGCGTGAACTGGTCGCCCAAGGCTTCATCAGCCAGGACTCGGCCGAACACGCGCTGAATGCCCGCCGTCGGCAGGCGACCCACGGTCAGATACATCCGCTGGAATTCATCGCCGGCCAGCAACTGGACGACCTCAGCCGTCCGGGCAAACACCTGGATCTGGAAAGCCTGACCTTGTGGCTGGCGCAGCAGGCCGGCCAGCCGTACCTACGGATCGATCCGTTGAAGATCAACGTCGCCGCCGTGACGCCGCTGATGTCCTATGCCTTTGCCCAGCGCCACAAGATTCTCGCGGTGTCGGTTGATCGCGATGCAGTGACCGTGGCCAGCGCCCAGCCTTACGTCAGAGGCTGGGAAGCCGATCTGACCCACGTGCTGAAACTGCCGGTCAAACGGGTGGTGGCCAACCCGGCGGACATCCAGCGCTTCAGCGTCGAGTTCTTTCGCCTCGCCAAATCGGTCAGCGGCGCCAGCAACGCCGACCAGCAGGGCAGCAACCTCGGCAACTTCGAACAACTGCTCAACCTCGGCGCCAGCGATCAGGAGCCGGACGCCAACGACGCACACATCGTCAATATCGTCGACTGGCTGTTCCAGTACGCCTTCCAGCAGCGGGCCAGCGATATCCACATCGAGCCACGGCGCGAGCAAGGCTCGGTGCGTTTTCGCATCGACGGCGTGTTACACAACGTCTATCAGTTCCCGCCGCAGGTGACGATGGCCATCGTCAGTCGCCTGAAAAGCCTTGGGCGTATGAACGTCGCCGAGAAGCGCAAACCGCAGGACGGTCGGGTCAAGACCAAGACCCCGGACGGCGGCGAGGTCGAGTTGCGCCTGTCGACCCTGCCCACCGCGTTCGGCGAAAAAATGGTGATGCGGATCTTCGACCCGGAAGTGCTGCTCAAGGATTTCGACCAGCTGGGTTTTTCCGCCGATGACCTGCGGCGCTGGCAGGACATGACCCGCCAGCCCAACGGCATCATTCTGGTGACTGGCCCGACCGGCTCCGGCAAGACCACCACGCTCTACACCACCCTGAAAAAACTGGCGACCCCGGAAATCAACCTCTGCACCATCGAGGACCCGATCGAGATGGTCGAGCCGGCCTTCAACCAGATGCAGGTGCAGCACAACATCGACCTGACCTTCGCCGCCGGGGTGCGGGCGCTGATGCGGCAGGATCCGGACATCATCATGATCGGCGAGATCCGCGATCTGGAAACCGCCGAAATGGCGATCCAGGCCGCATTGACCGGGCACCTGGTGCTCTCGACCCTGCACACCAACGACGCGCCGAGCGCCATCAGCCGTCTGCTGGAACTCGGCGTGCCGCATTACCTGATCAAGGCCACGGTGCTCGGGGTCATGGCCCAGCGTCTGGTGCGCACACTGTGTCCGCACTGCAAGGCACCGCTACCTGTCGCCGAGGAGGACTGGCAAACCCTGACCCGGCCGTGGCAGGCGCCGCTGCCGGGCAACGCGCAACGGGCCATCGGCTGCCTGGAATGCCGCGACACCGGTTATCACGGTCGCGCCGGGGTCTACGAAATCATGCAACTGACCGACAGCCTCAAGGCGTTGATCAGCCCGGATACCGATCTGACGGCGCTCCGCCGCCAGGCCTTCAAGGAAGGCATGCGCAGTCTGCGGCTGTCCGGAGCGCAGAAGGTCGCGGCGGGGCTGACGACCATCGAAGAGGTGCTGCGGGTGACGCCGCAGAGTGAGCAGAAATAG
- the argE gene encoding acetylornithine deacetylase has product MPLPSMQDQFAALIAVPSVSCTQPNLDQSNRAVIDLLAGWLGDLGFSCDIQQVSPGKFNLLASFGSGPGGLVLAGHSDTVPYDDALWKTDPLKLTEVDGRWVGLGSCDMKGFFALIIEAVQPLLDQPFKQPLLILATCDEESSMSGARALAEAGQPLGRAAVIGEPTGLKPIRMHKGIMMERIDILGQSGHSSDPRLGHSALEAMHDAIGELRGLRLLWQREFNNPQFSVPQPTMNFGCIHGGDNPNRICGQCSLEFDLRPLPGMDPKVLRAEILRKLNPVAERHQVKIDYAPLFPEVPPFEQSEDAELVRIAEKLTGHTAEAVAFGTEAPYLQRLGCETIVLGPGDIACAHQPDEYLEMSRLQPTVHLLRQLIEHYCLKAV; this is encoded by the coding sequence ATGCCTTTGCCATCCATGCAAGACCAGTTCGCTGCACTGATCGCCGTGCCGTCGGTCAGTTGCACCCAACCGAACCTGGATCAATCCAACCGGGCGGTGATCGATCTGCTCGCCGGATGGCTGGGAGATCTGGGCTTCAGTTGCGACATCCAGCAGGTCAGCCCCGGCAAGTTCAACCTGCTCGCCAGTTTCGGCAGCGGCCCCGGCGGGCTGGTGCTGGCCGGGCACAGCGACACGGTGCCTTACGACGATGCGCTGTGGAAAACCGATCCGCTGAAACTCACCGAAGTCGACGGCCGCTGGGTCGGCCTCGGCAGTTGCGACATGAAGGGCTTTTTCGCCCTGATCATCGAAGCCGTGCAACCGTTGCTCGATCAGCCATTCAAGCAGCCACTGCTGATCCTCGCCACCTGCGATGAAGAAAGCTCGATGTCCGGTGCCCGGGCGCTGGCCGAAGCGGGGCAGCCGCTGGGCCGGGCGGCGGTGATCGGCGAGCCGACCGGGCTCAAGCCGATCCGCATGCACAAGGGCATCATGATGGAGCGCATCGATATCCTCGGGCAGAGCGGCCATTCGTCGGATCCGCGTCTGGGGCACAGCGCCCTCGAGGCGATGCATGACGCCATTGGCGAGCTGCGCGGGCTGCGCCTGCTGTGGCAGCGCGAATTCAACAACCCGCAGTTCAGTGTGCCGCAGCCGACCATGAACTTCGGTTGTATCCATGGCGGCGACAATCCCAACCGCATCTGTGGCCAGTGTTCGCTGGAGTTCGATTTGCGGCCGTTGCCGGGTATGGACCCGAAGGTCCTGCGGGCCGAGATCCTGCGTAAGCTCAACCCGGTCGCCGAACGGCATCAGGTGAAGATCGATTACGCGCCGCTGTTTCCCGAAGTGCCGCCGTTCGAGCAGTCCGAAGACGCCGAGCTGGTGCGAATCGCCGAAAAACTCACCGGCCACACGGCCGAAGCAGTAGCGTTCGGCACCGAAGCGCCTTATCTTCAGCGCCTTGGCTGCGAAACCATTGTGCTCGGCCCCGGTGACATCGCCTGCGCCCACCAGCCGGACGAGTACCTTGAAATGTCACGTTTGCAGCCTACCGTGCATCTATTGCGTCAGTTGATCGAACATTACTGTCTCAAAGCTGTATAA
- a CDS encoding Lrp/AsnC family transcriptional regulator translates to MHSELDGYDRRILALLQEDASLSSAQIAEQVGLSQSPCWRRIQRMKEEGIIRGQVTLLDRKKIGLNTQIFAEIKLNAHGRSNFTEFTEAIRGFPEVLECYVLMGAVDFLLRIVAADIEAYERFFFEKLSLVPGIQEVNSIVALSEIKSTTSLPVLR, encoded by the coding sequence ATGCACAGCGAACTGGACGGCTATGACCGGCGTATCCTCGCCCTGCTTCAAGAGGACGCTTCCCTGTCCAGCGCACAGATTGCCGAACAGGTGGGCCTGTCGCAGTCGCCGTGCTGGCGGCGGATTCAGCGGATGAAGGAGGAGGGGATCATTCGCGGCCAGGTGACTTTGCTCGATCGCAAGAAAATCGGCCTGAACACGCAGATCTTCGCCGAAATCAAACTCAACGCCCACGGTCGTTCGAACTTCACCGAATTCACCGAGGCGATTCGCGGCTTTCCCGAAGTGCTGGAGTGTTATGTGCTGATGGGGGCGGTGGATTTCCTGCTGCGGATCGTCGCGGCGGATATCGAGGCGTATGAGCGATTCTTCTTCGAGAAGCTGTCGCTGGTGCCGGGGATTCAGGAAGTGAACTCGATTGTGGCGCTGTCGGAGATCAAGTCGACGACGAGCCTGCCGGTATTGCGCTGA
- the gcvP gene encoding aminomethyl-transferring glycine dehydrogenase has protein sequence MSQLPSLSQLRDPHAFLRRHLGPDAAEQQAMLDSLGLGSRIELIEQTVPPAIRLNRELDLPPALDEQAALAKLRGYAEQNQVWTSLIGMGYHGTVTPTVILRNVLENPGWYTAYTPYQPEIAQGRLEALLNFQQLTIDLTGLELANASLLDEATAAAEAMALAKRVAKSKSNLFFVDENCHPQTISVVQTRAEGFGFELIVDTVDNLKQHQVFGALLQYPDTHGEVRDLRPLIDHLHAQQALACVAADLLSLLLLTPPGELGADVVFGSSQRFGVPMGYGGPHAAFFASREEYKRAIPGRIIGVSKDACGNVALRMALQTREQHIRREKANSNICTAQVLLANIASCYAVYHGPEGLKRIAQRVHRLTCILAAGLERHGIKRINKQFFDTLTLDVGGAQTAIIESAQAAQINLRILGRGHLGLSLDETCDESTVGKLFDVLLGVDHGLNVEELDAEALVSGIPDNLQRNSPYLRHPVFNAHHSETEMLRYLKQLENKDLALNQSMIPLGSCTMKLNATSEMIPITWPQFANLHPFVPREQAVGYTLMIEELERWLCAITGFDAICMQPNSGAQGEYAGLLAIRKYHESRQQGGRDICLIPSSAHGTNPASAQMAGMRVVIVECDEAGNVDLEDLKTKAAEAGDRLSCLMATYPSTHGVYEEGISEICEVIHKHGGQVYMDGANLNAQVGLARPADIGADVSHMNLHKTFCIPHGGGGPGMGPIGIRAHLAPFVANHPVVPIDGPQPQNGAVSAAPWGSASILPISWMYIAMMGPQLADASEVAILTANYLAQHLSGAFPVLYTGRNDRVAHECILDLRPLKAQTGISEEDIAKRLMDYGFHAPTMSFPVPGTLMVEPTESESKAELDRFIGAMLSIRAEITEVQNGNWPAEDNPLKRAPHTLADVTGVWERPYSIEQGITPDAHTKAHKYWPAVNRVDNVYGDRNLFCACVPVDDYR, from the coding sequence ATGTCCCAGTTGCCGTCCCTGAGCCAGTTACGCGACCCCCATGCCTTCCTGCGCCGTCACCTCGGCCCCGACGCCGCCGAGCAGCAGGCGATGCTCGACAGCCTGGGCCTGGGCAGCCGGATCGAACTGATCGAGCAGACCGTGCCGCCCGCCATCCGCCTCAACCGTGAACTGGACCTGCCGCCCGCGCTGGACGAGCAGGCGGCACTGGCGAAACTGCGCGGGTACGCCGAACAGAATCAGGTCTGGACCAGCCTGATCGGCATGGGTTACCACGGTACCGTCACGCCGACCGTCATTTTGCGCAACGTGCTGGAAAATCCCGGCTGGTACACCGCCTACACGCCGTATCAACCGGAAATCGCCCAGGGCCGGCTCGAAGCGTTGCTCAACTTCCAGCAACTGACCATCGACCTGACAGGCCTGGAACTGGCCAACGCTTCGCTGCTCGATGAAGCCACGGCGGCCGCCGAGGCCATGGCGCTGGCCAAGCGCGTGGCGAAGTCGAAGAGCAATCTGTTTTTCGTCGATGAAAACTGTCACCCGCAAACCATTTCCGTGGTGCAGACCCGCGCCGAAGGCTTCGGTTTCGAGCTGATCGTCGACACTGTGGATAACTTGAAGCAGCACCAGGTATTCGGTGCGCTGTTGCAATACCCCGACACCCACGGCGAGGTCCGCGATCTGCGTCCGTTGATCGATCACTTGCATGCGCAACAGGCACTGGCCTGTGTCGCGGCAGATCTGCTGAGTCTGTTGTTGCTGACCCCGCCGGGCGAACTGGGCGCCGATGTGGTGTTCGGCTCATCCCAGCGTTTCGGCGTGCCGATGGGGTACGGCGGGCCGCATGCGGCGTTTTTCGCCAGTCGCGAGGAATACAAACGGGCGATTCCCGGGCGGATCATCGGCGTGTCGAAAGACGCGTGCGGCAACGTAGCGCTGCGCATGGCCCTGCAGACCCGCGAGCAGCATATTCGCCGGGAGAAAGCCAATTCGAACATCTGTACCGCTCAGGTGCTGCTGGCCAACATCGCCAGTTGCTACGCGGTGTACCACGGGCCGGAAGGCCTCAAGCGTATTGCCCAGCGAGTCCATCGGCTGACCTGCATCCTCGCTGCTGGCCTCGAGCGACATGGCATCAAACGCATCAATAAGCAGTTTTTCGACACGCTGACTCTGGACGTCGGCGGCGCGCAGACCGCGATCATCGAAAGCGCTCAGGCAGCGCAGATCAATCTGCGGATTCTCGGTCGCGGCCACTTGGGCCTGAGTCTTGATGAAACCTGTGACGAGAGCACCGTCGGCAAACTGTTCGATGTGCTGTTGGGTGTCGATCATGGGCTCAACGTCGAGGAACTCGACGCCGAAGCGTTGGTGTCCGGGATTCCCGACAATCTGCAACGCAACTCGCCTTACCTGCGCCATCCGGTGTTCAACGCCCATCACAGCGAAACCGAGATGCTGCGCTACCTCAAGCAACTGGAGAACAAGGATCTGGCGCTCAACCAGTCGATGATCCCACTCGGCTCCTGCACCATGAAACTCAACGCCACCAGCGAGATGATCCCGATCACCTGGCCGCAGTTCGCCAACCTGCATCCGTTTGTGCCTCGGGAGCAGGCCGTCGGTTACACACTGATGATCGAAGAGCTGGAGCGCTGGTTGTGTGCGATTACCGGTTTCGACGCGATCTGCATGCAGCCCAACTCCGGCGCTCAGGGGGAGTACGCCGGGTTGCTGGCGATCCGCAAATATCACGAAAGCCGCCAGCAGGGCGGTCGCGACATCTGCCTGATTCCGTCGTCTGCCCACGGCACCAACCCGGCCTCGGCGCAGATGGCCGGGATGCGGGTGGTGATCGTCGAGTGCGACGAGGCGGGCAACGTCGATCTGGAGGATTTGAAGACCAAGGCTGCTGAGGCCGGGGACAGGTTGTCATGCCTGATGGCGACGTATCCATCGACCCACGGCGTGTACGAGGAGGGCATCAGCGAAATCTGCGAAGTTATCCACAAGCACGGCGGCCAGGTGTACATGGACGGCGCCAACCTCAATGCCCAGGTCGGGCTGGCGCGGCCGGCGGACATTGGCGCCGATGTGTCGCATATGAACCTGCACAAGACCTTCTGCATCCCCCACGGCGGAGGCGGGCCGGGCATGGGCCCGATCGGTATTCGCGCGCATCTTGCGCCGTTCGTCGCCAATCACCCGGTGGTGCCGATCGACGGGCCGCAGCCGCAGAACGGCGCAGTGAGTGCAGCGCCCTGGGGCAGTGCGAGCATTTTGCCGATCAGCTGGATGTACATCGCCATGATGGGGCCGCAACTGGCGGACGCCAGCGAAGTGGCGATCCTGACGGCGAATTACCTGGCGCAGCATCTGTCCGGCGCCTTTCCGGTGCTCTACACCGGGCGCAATGATAGGGTCGCCCACGAGTGCATTCTGGATCTGCGGCCGCTGAAAGCGCAGACCGGCATCAGCGAGGAAGACATCGCCAAGCGCCTGATGGATTACGGCTTCCATGCGCCGACCATGTCGTTCCCGGTGCCGGGCACCTTGATGGTCGAGCCGACCGAAAGTGAGTCCAAGGCTGAGCTGGACCGCTTCATCGGAGCGATGTTGAGTATCCGCGCGGAAATCACCGAAGTGCAAAACGGCAACTGGCCGGCCGAGGACAATCCGCTCAAGCGGGCGCCGCATACGCTGGCCGATGTCACTGGCGTCTGGGAGCGGCCCTACAGCATCGAGCAGGGCATTACCCCGGATGCGCACACCAAGGCGCACAAGTACTGGCCGGCGGTGAACCGGGTGGACAACGTCTATGGTGACCGAAATCTGTTCTGCGCCTGCGTGCCGGTGGACGACTACCGCTGA
- a CDS encoding OprD family porin: protein MNKSTLAVAVAFGVLAQQAGAAGFIEDSKASLSSRTMYYNNDNRDGGADQKETAQGFKFDYLSGFTQGTVGFGLDVQAISGIHLDGGRGHHPDSNTFSPSDSDGSATHSWSRIAGNVKARLSKTEAHLGGALQPNLPILVANDSRLLPQTFEGGAITSKEIDNVTFNAGQLEHAVGRASTNSTGLAVAGGTQDSNQFRYAGADWKVTKDLTLQYYHSNLQDYYKQNFFGLVHVLPIGTNQSFKTDIRYFDSSSDGKNGEAGYRFNNNGGYAKNPGEVDNKTWSAMFTYTLGGNAFLLGHQRVNDDGGFVYLNQGNVVDGNGRPEGAGGTSFYLFTDAMVNGFVRAGENTTFGQYSYDFAGLGVPGLKASIAYLHGENIKATNGTGSDMSEWERDMRIDYTVQEGVLKGFGVTLRNGVYRGSQINIADQDQTRLIFNYTYSFL from the coding sequence ATGAATAAGTCCACCTTGGCCGTGGCTGTGGCCTTTGGGGTATTGGCGCAGCAGGCAGGTGCCGCGGGTTTCATCGAAGACAGCAAGGCTTCCCTGAGCTCCCGCACCATGTACTACAACAACGATAACCGTGATGGCGGCGCCGATCAGAAAGAGACCGCGCAGGGCTTCAAGTTCGATTACCTCTCCGGTTTCACTCAGGGCACGGTCGGGTTTGGTCTGGATGTGCAGGCGATCAGCGGCATTCACCTGGATGGTGGACGTGGGCACCACCCGGACAGCAACACGTTCTCCCCGAGTGATTCTGACGGTTCGGCAACACATTCCTGGAGCCGCATAGCGGGTAACGTCAAGGCACGTCTGTCCAAGACCGAAGCTCACTTGGGTGGTGCTCTGCAACCTAACTTGCCGATTCTGGTCGCGAACGATAGTCGCCTGCTGCCTCAAACCTTCGAGGGTGGCGCGATCACCTCCAAGGAAATCGACAACGTCACCTTCAACGCCGGTCAGCTCGAGCATGCAGTGGGTCGTGCCTCGACAAACAGCACTGGCCTCGCAGTGGCTGGTGGTACACAGGACAGCAATCAGTTCCGCTATGCAGGCGCCGACTGGAAGGTCACCAAAGACCTGACCCTGCAGTACTACCACTCCAACCTGCAGGATTATTACAAGCAGAACTTCTTCGGCCTGGTGCATGTTCTTCCGATCGGCACCAACCAGTCGTTCAAGACCGATATCCGCTATTTTGACAGCAGCTCCGATGGCAAGAACGGGGAAGCAGGCTACCGCTTCAATAACAACGGTGGTTATGCCAAGAACCCGGGCGAGGTCGATAACAAGACCTGGAGCGCCATGTTCACATACACCTTGGGTGGCAACGCGTTCTTGCTCGGCCATCAACGCGTCAACGATGACGGTGGTTTCGTCTACTTGAACCAAGGCAACGTGGTGGATGGCAACGGTCGTCCTGAAGGTGCCGGTGGAACCAGTTTCTATTTGTTCACTGACGCCATGGTTAACGGTTTTGTCCGTGCCGGTGAAAACACTACCTTCGGTCAGTATTCCTATGACTTCGCAGGTCTGGGCGTACCGGGCCTCAAAGCCTCGATCGCTTATCTGCATGGCGAAAACATCAAGGCAACGAACGGTACCGGTAGCGACATGTCGGAGTGGGAACGAGACATGCGTATTGATTACACCGTTCAAGAGGGCGTACTCAAAGGCTTCGGCGTGACACTGCGCAATGGTGTTTATCGTGGCAGCCAGATCAATATTGCCGATCAGGATCAGACCCGTCTGATCTTCAACTACACCTATAGCTTCCTGTAA